A stretch of the Proteus sp. ZN5 genome encodes the following:
- a CDS encoding patatin-like phospholipase family protein has product MGKYIPVTLNNITALEFQSSLPQGKVALVCEGGGQRGIFTAGVLDEFMRSQFDPFDILLGVSAGAQNLSAFACGQRGYARKIINRYTTNNQFFNPIRFVRGGNLLDLDWYIDTTAKEMPLDMPTALRRFDTGREFYMVASRSDNFQANYFQPDEPTWLEIIKASSAIPAFYRNGVLFHDVVYHDGGISDAIPVREAYRRGCRTIVVVRTVPSEYQYTTEWVERMGKWFENSRLQRFMEMAQVHIETYTETIKFIQSPPEDVVIIEIYPPTILQSSALGSRLNALNHDYHVGRRCGRYFLATIGQHFSKKKFKQHDKKVFSLFEQEAKADKAENASIIQQGTRSVHPDVRQIQNE; this is encoded by the coding sequence ATGGGGAAGTATATACCTGTCACATTAAATAATATTACGGCACTCGAATTTCAATCCTCACTACCACAAGGTAAAGTCGCTTTAGTTTGTGAAGGCGGAGGTCAACGCGGGATCTTTACTGCGGGTGTCCTTGATGAGTTTATGCGATCACAATTTGATCCCTTTGATATTTTACTTGGGGTGTCTGCGGGCGCACAAAACTTATCTGCTTTTGCTTGTGGTCAGCGTGGATACGCACGTAAAATTATTAATCGTTATACAACCAATAATCAATTCTTCAATCCCATTCGCTTTGTCCGTGGTGGCAATTTACTTGATCTTGATTGGTATATAGATACGACAGCCAAAGAAATGCCTCTTGATATGCCAACAGCGCTACGCCGTTTTGATACGGGTCGTGAGTTTTATATGGTGGCAAGTCGTTCTGATAACTTTCAGGCAAATTATTTTCAACCTGATGAACCGACTTGGCTTGAGATAATCAAAGCGTCCAGTGCTATTCCTGCTTTTTATCGTAATGGAGTCTTATTTCATGATGTTGTTTATCATGATGGTGGGATCAGCGATGCTATTCCTGTGAGAGAAGCTTATCGACGTGGTTGTCGTACTATTGTCGTTGTTCGTACTGTTCCTTCTGAATACCAATACACAACAGAGTGGGTTGAGCGTATGGGAAAATGGTTTGAAAATAGCCGTTTACAGCGCTTTATGGAAATGGCGCAGGTACATATTGAAACCTATACTGAAACAATTAAATTTATCCAATCTCCCCCAGAAGATGTTGTGATTATTGAAATATATCCACCAACGATATTGCAATCTAGTGCATTAGGAAGTCGATTGAATGCATTAAATCATGATTATCATGTGGGTAGACGTTGTGGACGCTATTTTCTGGCGACAATTGGTCAACACTTTTCTAAGAAAAAATTCAAACAGCACGATAAAAAAGTCTTTAGTTTATTTGAACAAGAAGCGAAAGCCGATAAAGCAGAGAATGCTTCTATTATTCAACAAGGAACTCGAAGCGTACATCCTGACGTGAGGCAAATTCAGAATGAATAA
- a CDS encoding NupC/NupG family nucleoside CNT transporter has protein sequence MQLIMSLVGMATLILIAILFSSNRRAIRLRTVGGAFLIQIGLGAFVLYSDGGREVLLAISDGVKNVIDYGNNGMSFLFAGLVSDKMFELFGGGGFVFALRVLPVIVFFSSLIAVLYYLGIMQIVIKILGGGLQKVLGTSRTESMSATANIFVGQTEAPLVVRPYIARMTTSELFAVMCGGLASVAGSVLAGYASMGVPLEYLITASFMAAPGGLLFAKLLIPETETPDDQKDALDKMADDEKPANIIDAAAAGASSGLQLALNVGAMLLAFVALIALVNGILGGIGGWFGYENFSLELVLGWVFAPIAFLIGVPWSEATIAGSFIGQKIVINEFYAYSEFSKYLKEDALVAGSGLVVLSAQTKVIISFALCGFANLSSVAVLLGGLGGMAPNRRKDVARLGMKAVLAGTLSNLMSATIAGFFFALTAMAVVAA, from the coding sequence ATGCAACTCATTATGAGCTTGGTCGGAATGGCAACATTAATATTGATAGCTATTCTGTTTTCCAGCAATCGACGTGCAATTAGACTACGTACAGTTGGTGGCGCATTCCTTATTCAGATTGGCTTAGGTGCCTTTGTTCTTTATTCCGACGGTGGTCGCGAGGTGCTTCTTGCGATTTCTGATGGTGTAAAGAATGTTATTGATTACGGCAATAATGGGATGAGCTTTCTATTCGCAGGCTTAGTATCCGATAAAATGTTCGAGTTGTTTGGTGGTGGCGGTTTCGTATTCGCCCTACGCGTACTGCCTGTTATCGTGTTCTTCTCTTCACTCATAGCGGTGCTGTATTACCTTGGCATTATGCAAATAGTTATTAAAATTCTCGGTGGTGGCTTACAAAAAGTACTTGGTACATCACGAACAGAATCTATGTCTGCAACTGCAAATATTTTCGTTGGACAAACCGAAGCTCCGCTTGTTGTTCGCCCTTATATCGCAAGAATGACAACTTCAGAGCTCTTTGCGGTTATGTGTGGTGGTTTAGCCTCTGTTGCGGGTTCAGTACTTGCTGGATACGCGAGTATGGGCGTACCGTTGGAGTATCTGATCACAGCATCCTTTATGGCGGCTCCTGGTGGTTTACTCTTTGCTAAATTGCTGATCCCTGAAACAGAAACACCAGATGATCAAAAAGATGCACTTGATAAAATGGCGGATGACGAAAAACCTGCCAATATTATCGATGCCGCTGCTGCGGGCGCCTCTTCAGGTTTACAGCTTGCGCTTAACGTCGGTGCTATGTTACTTGCTTTCGTTGCATTGATTGCATTAGTTAATGGTATTCTTGGTGGTATTGGCGGTTGGTTTGGTTATGAGAATTTCTCATTAGAACTCGTGCTAGGTTGGGTGTTTGCACCGATAGCCTTCCTAATTGGTGTTCCTTGGAGTGAAGCAACTATTGCAGGCTCATTTATTGGACAAAAAATTGTTATCAATGAGTTCTATGCTTACTCTGAATTTAGTAAATACCTAAAAGAAGATGCATTAGTCGCAGGTTCTGGATTAGTGGTGTTATCTGCTCAAACGAAGGTTATTATCTCCTTTGCATTATGTGGTTTTGCTAACCTCTCTTCTGTTGCTGTACTGCTAGGTGGTTTAGGTGGAATGGCGCCAAATCGTCGTAAAGATGTGGCTCGTTTAGGAATGAAAGCTGTGCTAGCTGGTACACTCTCTAACTTAATGAGTGCAACGATTGCGGGATTCTTCTTTGCATTAACGGCAATGGCAGTTGTTGCTGCTTAA
- a CDS encoding helix-turn-helix domain-containing protein yields MEVFNTTQKHLRRAIDLVGGQSALARAINSKQQNVWFWLNKSGRVPAEFVLPIEQATQGQVTRSQLRPDIYPECPSELKASNQ; encoded by the coding sequence ATGGAAGTGTTCAACACAACACAAAAACATCTCCGCCGTGCCATTGACTTGGTCGGCGGGCAATCAGCATTAGCACGAGCCATCAACTCAAAACAGCAAAACGTCTGGTTTTGGTTGAATAAATCAGGGCGTGTTCCCGCTGAATTCGTTTTACCCATCGAACAAGCTACGCAAGGACAGGTAACCCGATCCCAGTTAAGACCGGACATCTATCCCGAATGCCCAAGCGAGCTGAAAGCCAGTAACCAGTAG
- a CDS encoding TatD family hydrolase, whose translation MNKFIDTHCHFDFPVFYDDIANSLSLANQAHVEKIIIPAVARWNFDVVAELANNHHQLYCALGLHPLYIEEHTEQHLLELEQKLKTASRCVAIGEIGLDNYMENPQPEKQEAFLIAQLKLAIKFDLPVILHSRKTHDKLSALLRRYDVPRKGVIHGFAGSLQQAEKFIQQGYFIGVGGTITYERAQKTRRAIASLPLEYLLLETDAPDMPVSGFQGEPNRPERIQNVFSQLCELRQGSPEVIAEQLYLNSLQLFRLKDNT comes from the coding sequence ATGAATAAATTTATTGATACTCACTGCCATTTTGATTTTCCAGTTTTTTATGATGATATTGCCAATAGCTTGTCATTAGCGAATCAAGCTCATGTTGAAAAAATAATTATTCCTGCCGTTGCACGTTGGAATTTTGATGTTGTTGCTGAGCTCGCTAATAATCATCATCAATTATATTGTGCATTGGGGTTACACCCTTTATATATTGAAGAGCACACTGAACAACATTTATTGGAATTAGAACAGAAATTAAAAACAGCTTCTCGTTGTGTCGCCATCGGAGAGATTGGGCTTGATAACTATATGGAAAATCCTCAGCCAGAGAAGCAAGAGGCATTTTTAATTGCACAGCTTAAGTTAGCGATTAAATTTGATTTGCCCGTGATCCTACATTCACGTAAAACCCACGATAAGTTAAGTGCGCTTTTACGCCGTTATGATGTGCCTCGCAAAGGGGTTATTCATGGTTTTGCAGGAAGTCTGCAACAGGCAGAAAAGTTTATTCAGCAAGGTTATTTTATTGGCGTTGGTGGAACCATTACTTATGAACGAGCACAAAAAACTCGCCGTGCAATTGCCTCGTTACCGCTAGAATATTTGTTATTAGAAACAGATGCTCCTGATATGCCTGTAAGCGGTTTTCAAGGTGAACCTAATCGCCCAGAACGTATTCAGAACGTTTTTTCCCAACTCTGTGAGCTGCGTCAAGGATCACCAGAGGTGATTGCAGAGCAACTCTATCTTAATAGCCTACAATTATTTCGGTTGAAAGATAATACCTAG
- the prfC gene encoding peptide chain release factor 3, whose protein sequence is MANQDFLNEINKRRTFAIISHPDAGKTTITEKVLLFGQAIQRAGSVKGRGSNQHAKSDWMEMEKQRGISITTSVMQFPYADCLVNLLDTPGHEDFSEDTYRTLTAVDCCLMVIDSSKGVEDRTRKLMEVTRLRDTPILTFMNKLDRDIRDPMEVMDEVETELKIACSPVTWPIGCGKLFKGVYHILKDETYLYQTGQGHTIQDSRVIKGLDNPELDEAIGDDLASQLRDELELVLGASHEFDHEAFLAGELTPVFFGTALGNFGVNHMLDGLVKWAPAPMPRQTDMREVTASEETFTGFVFKIQANMDPKHRDRVAFLRVVSGMYDKGMKLHQVRIKKDVVISDALTFMAGDRSHVEHAYPGDIIGLHNHGTIQIGDTFTQGEILKFTGIPNFAPELFRRIRLRDPLKQKQLLKGLVQLSEEGAVQVFRPLANNDLIVGAVGVLQFDVVVARLKSEYNVEAIYESVNVSTARWVECNNEKKLEEFKRKNEQNLALDGGDNLTYIAPTMVNLNLTRERYPEVEFHQTREH, encoded by the coding sequence ATGGCAAACCAAGATTTTCTCAATGAAATCAATAAGCGAAGGACCTTTGCTATCATCTCCCACCCCGATGCGGGTAAAACAACCATCACTGAAAAAGTGTTGTTATTCGGACAAGCAATTCAACGTGCAGGTAGCGTAAAAGGTCGTGGTTCAAATCAGCATGCGAAATCTGACTGGATGGAAATGGAAAAACAACGTGGTATTTCTATTACAACCTCAGTCATGCAGTTTCCTTATGCAGATTGCTTAGTTAACTTATTGGATACCCCCGGGCACGAAGACTTCTCCGAAGATACTTATCGTACTTTAACCGCAGTTGACTGCTGTTTAATGGTAATTGACTCCTCTAAAGGGGTGGAAGATCGTACCCGTAAGTTAATGGAAGTAACGCGTCTACGTGATACACCAATTCTGACTTTCATGAATAAACTTGACCGTGATATTCGTGATCCTATGGAAGTCATGGACGAAGTTGAAACAGAACTGAAAATTGCGTGTAGCCCTGTGACTTGGCCTATCGGTTGCGGAAAACTCTTTAAAGGGGTTTATCACATTCTTAAAGATGAAACTTATCTTTATCAAACAGGTCAAGGTCATACTATTCAGGATTCTCGCGTTATCAAAGGATTAGATAATCCAGAGCTTGATGAAGCTATTGGTGATGATTTAGCTAGCCAATTACGTGATGAATTAGAGTTAGTATTAGGTGCATCTCATGAATTTGATCATGAAGCATTCTTAGCTGGCGAATTAACTCCCGTGTTCTTTGGTACTGCATTAGGTAACTTTGGTGTCAACCATATGCTTGATGGTCTTGTAAAATGGGCGCCAGCACCAATGCCTCGTCAAACAGATATGCGTGAAGTCACCGCTTCTGAAGAGACGTTCACAGGTTTCGTCTTTAAGATCCAAGCCAATATGGATCCTAAACATCGCGACCGTGTTGCATTCTTGCGTGTTGTATCGGGTATGTATGATAAAGGAATGAAGTTACACCAAGTTCGCATCAAAAAAGATGTGGTGATTTCTGATGCATTAACCTTTATGGCTGGTGACCGTTCTCACGTTGAACATGCTTATCCAGGAGATATTATCGGTCTTCATAACCACGGTACAATCCAAATTGGTGATACTTTTACTCAAGGTGAAATTCTGAAGTTTACTGGTATTCCAAACTTTGCACCTGAGCTATTCCGTCGCATTCGTTTACGTGATCCGTTGAAACAGAAACAGTTACTTAAAGGATTGGTACAGTTATCAGAAGAAGGTGCTGTACAGGTCTTTAGACCACTAGCAAATAACGATTTAATCGTAGGAGCAGTGGGTGTACTTCAGTTTGATGTAGTTGTTGCAAGACTTAAGAGTGAATATAACGTTGAAGCAATTTATGAATCCGTTAACGTTTCAACAGCTCGTTGGGTTGAGTGTAATAACGAGAAAAAACTTGAAGAGTTTAAACGTAAAAATGAACAAAACTTGGCACTTGATGGCGGCGATAACTTAACTTATATCGCACCAACAATGGTCAACTTGAATTTAACGCGTGAGCGTTATCCTGAGGTTGAGTTTCATCAGACGCGTGAACACTGA
- a CDS encoding LexA family transcriptional regulator, with the protein MKTLSERLNHALQLTGVTQSELARRIGIKQQSISQICSGKSARSRYTMQIAEALRVNAHWLATGDGEIGLGVGNVEVGPDIKGRIPLINWVQAGDWTEIAEGFAHEDAEEWREVTGKAHEGCFALRVKGDSMENPSGKKSIPEGAVIVVDPELPYSSGSLVVARLDDSKEATFKQLVIDGEQKYLKPLNPQYPAIPINGNCTIIGVVRQAIIDFW; encoded by the coding sequence ATGAAAACTTTATCCGAACGACTAAACCATGCCTTGCAGCTTACTGGGGTGACTCAGTCTGAGTTGGCTCGCCGCATTGGTATCAAACAGCAGTCGATCAGCCAGATTTGCTCTGGTAAATCGGCTAGGTCTCGTTACACCATGCAGATCGCGGAAGCGCTTCGCGTGAATGCTCATTGGCTCGCCACAGGTGATGGCGAGATTGGCTTGGGGGTCGGTAATGTAGAAGTCGGGCCTGACATTAAGGGAAGAATTCCTCTCATTAACTGGGTTCAGGCCGGTGATTGGACTGAAATAGCGGAGGGATTTGCCCATGAAGATGCTGAGGAGTGGCGTGAAGTCACTGGGAAAGCACATGAGGGTTGTTTCGCACTTCGCGTAAAAGGCGACAGTATGGAAAATCCAAGCGGAAAAAAATCCATACCTGAGGGAGCAGTGATCGTTGTTGATCCTGAGTTACCTTACTCTTCAGGTTCATTGGTTGTTGCGCGTTTGGATGATTCGAAAGAAGCAACCTTTAAGCAGTTGGTTATTGATGGTGAACAGAAGTATCTAAAACCTTTGAACCCGCAATACCCGGCAATACCGATCAACGGCAACTGCACCATAATCGGTGTAGTACGACAAGCTATCATCGATTTCTGGTAG
- a CDS encoding BON domain-containing protein: protein MKQYKTLKLALVMSMGLAFVSMSASAETSWYSSINSGTNNTGYAISDTAISTKIKDTLLPIESIDSESLSIRTEFGHVFVTGFVKDKEQEAQIMQIIEKVEGVKSVDSSVNIRS from the coding sequence ATGAAACAATATAAAACGCTGAAATTAGCGTTAGTAATGTCAATGGGCTTGGCTTTTGTCAGTATGAGCGCATCAGCTGAAACATCGTGGTATAGCTCAATTAATAGTGGAACGAATAATACAGGTTACGCTATCAGCGATACGGCTATCTCTACAAAAATTAAAGATACATTATTGCCGATCGAAAGCATTGATAGTGAATCGCTTTCTATTCGAACAGAATTTGGTCATGTATTTGTGACAGGCTTTGTTAAGGATAAAGAACAAGAAGCGCAAATTATGCAAATTATTGAAAAAGTAGAAGGCGTAAAAAGTGTTGATTCTTCAGTAAATATTCGATCTTAA